Genomic DNA from Thermotoga petrophila RKU-1:
ATACGAGGTTCCCAAGAATGTAAGTGTTACCGGATTCGACGATCTACCGTTCAGCAAGCATTACAAACCATCGCTGACAACAGTTAGACAACCTTTTCATGCGATGGGTTATGAGTCCGCAAAGATACTTCATTGGATGATAAGCGGAAAAAACAAAAAGAATAAAAAGATCGTGCTTGAAACAGAGTTGATCATCAGAGAATCAACCAAAGGAGGTTCAGAGTATGAAACGAGTGGGAATTCTTAACTCCACTATATCCGAGATGGTGGCAAACATGGGACATACTGACATGCTGGCAATCGTTGATATGGGTTTCCCCATACCCGATGGAGCCAAGAAAGTAGATTTAGTAGTCGACAAAGGAAAACCTGGCCTTCTGGAAGTGGTAGAAGTTATTCTAAAGGAATTGGAGGTTGAGAAAATCATCCTGGCTGAGGAGATGAACGAAAAAAATCCTGAGACTCGAGATTTACTGATTAATCTCGTAGGGAAAAACAATAGTAATGTAAAAATAGAATTCGTACCTCATGAGGAGTTCAAAAAAATTTCCAGAACTTCGAAAGGATTTGTAAGAACAGGAGCTGACAGACCGTATTCGAACGTCATTCTTGTGAGTGGGGTGATATTTTGAAATTGCTCGAAATGAAACAAATTACGAAGCGCTTCCCAGGGGTAGTAGCTCTTGACAAAGTGGATTTTGACCTGGAAAGGGGAGAAATTCATGCACTTGTTGGAGAAAACGGTGCCGGTAAGAGTACTCTGATGAAAATACTATCGGGAATTCTCAAACCGGATGAGGGAAAGATCTTCCTGGATGGGAAAGAAGTGACTTTCAATTCTATTCTCGAAGCGCAAAGCCATGGGATATCAATGATTCATCAAGAGTTGAACCTTTGTGAAAATCTTACAGTAGCTGAGAACATTTTTTTGGGATTGGAAGAGAATTGGAACGTTTCGAAAAAAAATCTCGTAAGAAAAGCCGGTGAACTTCTGAAGCAGCTTGAATTTGACATTCAGCCTGATAAAAAGGTAGAAGAATTGAGTGTTTCGGAGAAACAGCTGGTATCCATAGCCAAAGCCCTTTCTAGGAAAGTAAAAATTCTGATAATGGACGAACCAACCGCAACCATTACCGAACACGAGGTGAAAAGACTTTTCGAAATAATGCGTGATTTGAAGAATCGTGGAATCTCCATAATATTCATCTCACATCGTCTCGACGAAATATTTGAAATAGCAGACAGAGTTACTGTTTTGAGAGACGGA
This window encodes:
- the rbsD gene encoding D-ribose pyranase, whose translation is MKRVGILNSTISEMVANMGHTDMLAIVDMGFPIPDGAKKVDLVVDKGKPGLLEVVEVILKELEVEKIILAEEMNEKNPETRDLLINLVGKNNSNVKIEFVPHEEFKKISRTSKGFVRTGADRPYSNVILVSGVIF